The genomic interval AGAAGAATATGCACTTCAAAGCAAGTTGTAAACACTCTGAATTGCTTTAAGAAATGACTCCTGCAACTTTATTACTCACAATGATTTATATATGagcattataatgcattaaactgGATTCCAAAATTCTAAATTTAAATATTGTCCAAAATCTGCAGCGTGCACATTGTGGTGTACAGTATTAACACAACATGGCCCTAAACTTACCCTAGTCtcaaaatgaaaggaaaaaaaagttgccctttaagaatatttattattattgttatcataaaATGTCCTCATTATGTCTGGTTCTTTTGCACAGGAAAGTTTCACTTACATCCAAGTAAAAAtcaaatttattattaacaaatgacATATAATATGGTGTTCATGTTCTGCTGCCATTATTTGCAACGCAAGTTACctgtcagtttatatatatatatatatatatatatatatatatatatatatatatacacaatatgttTGTATAGACAAACATATTGTTGACTAAATAGCAAAAAGAGTCACAGTGTACGGTGTGTAAATGATGCAGATTGCAGAAATGTCATCTGTATTCAAACGTCACATTCACTGATTAAAGTGGCCGAGGTGTAGTGGccctaaacatatttagacactTAAGatacacttaaaaatgtatgaacatTTTCGAGTTAGATAACAGATCATCAAAACATTGACAtctgcaaacaaacacacttttctcagaatttatttctttctttaaaacaagtgatgttttagtttgaattttcTTTAGATAATACAttgacaataattaaaaaaaaattaagtgtggcgtaaatgtccatttttttttattttatttattgtaggaACACTTTATCACTGTAATTTGCTGATATCGAGGCTTCATCATTGTACAGCACTTGTTTTGATTACTATGATTAAATGGATGAGGTACATATTTCACAGAAATTCACATTATTTCAGATTATTCATTACTCATGCTCATGTTGTTCAGGAGTTTCTGTTTTTCAGATCGGATCTGTAGAACAGACTGTATGAACAGTATTTTAGACGTGATCAAATGAGGTATGTGTTGGAGATGGGTGTCATTTTTTGACGTTTGCGTTGGTTACTATAGTAATGCAGGATTCAACACATTCAGCATTGTTTCAAGTGAAGTGACTTTTTTCTATAACAAGTGGATGCAAGCTGGCAGTGTGAAGAGAACTGTCACACTGGAAATTTATCCTCTGTTGTGAACAGCAGAGTCTAGCAGTATAtactgtttatttacatttacatttattcatttccaaagcgtcttacaattgctatatatgtcagaggtcgcacacctctggagcaactaggggttaagtgtcttgctcagggacacattggtgtctcacagtggattcaaacccgggtctcccacaccacagacgtgtgtcttatcaaCTGCGCTAACACCACTATTTGGTGTTgctatatacatacagtattcaTATGTATGAACTGTATATACTTAGAGAATAAAATATTATGCACACAAAGGAAAGGAttcctcaaaaatgaaaattaattaaacctCAGGCTATCCAAAATgtaaagtttgtttcttcatcagaacagattgaGAAATTTCTCtgattcctctgcagtgaatgggtgccatcagaatagagtccaaacagctgataaaaacaacacagtaattcacaagtaatccacagcactccagccCATCAATGTCTTGTGAAGTTAACAAATCCatcaaagtgtttttatttaaaaccattgcttctggccaaaatacaagtccTTAATCCATAATAGCACTTCTAGGGTAATAATGCTTCCTCCTCCTGCTATCACATCAAAAtccatatataaacatatttttgaacttttttttgcatgtaaacagtgtttgatctgtTCAGATTTCCCTTCTGATTTGGActagatgactttttcactggagaaagctatTTTATGGAAACAGGACTTTTTAGCCAAAAgcaatgtcttgatggatttgcaTCTTTTAAACATGCAGCATTTTGCTTtccaagatgttaactgatggactggagttgtgtggattgctagtgaattattgtgattattcagctgtttgaactcattctgacggcacccattcactgcagaggatctactggtgagcaagtgatgaaatgctacatttctcaataTTTGTTCTGTTGAAGAACTCATCTAcaacttggatggcctgagagtgaatacattttcagcaaatgttcattttaggctgaactattcctttacctGGTTCAGGACCATTTCATTTGAATGCCAATGAATTCAATTCAGTCTTGATGTGCTCTGTGAAAAATGCATCATAAGGAAAAAGTGACTGAATGAAGAAAGATacgttttattttccataaaatggCTTTTCTTCCCTCAAAACATCATGGTTTGAGTCTCCATGTCAAATGGGACAATGCTTATTAAGCATACTCAGTTTAACTTTAGAAATattaaactattacttttaaTTGGCATCGTTTTGTCTCAGATACTATGATGGAAGTAGATGACATGGTACAATGTAAAAGAGAGGATAGTCTCTTGTTAAAgccagtttaatatttaataaagtttaaggtcatgtttgcaaaaataattaaaatgaaaacaatatacaGTAAGCATCATTTAACAAGTGCCTTGCCGTTCTAGAGGTACATGAAAATTGTTTATACTAATATCTTAACTTATAAGAAGACAAAACAGGAATCATTCTGATCATAAAGCATTCTTAAAAATGGTATGAGCTGTATGTTCCTGTAAATGCAACGGTGTGTTACACTTTTGCCCAAATGCTTCTCATTCTCAGACTGACAGGTCTCCGAACAACTCCATACGGCACTGCAGTATTTATGCCCAGTAAAAGAGTTTCTTTCATTTATTCCATCAAGAGTCTCTCCGCCTCCCCCAGCTCTCTCTCCATTTCCTCCACGTCCAAAGTGAACAATGCCCTCTCCTGCTGGAGCTTTTCATGTGCTTCCGTCAGGTCCCTCATGATGTTCTCCACTTCCTACAAGCATTCACAGAGGagcaaacagagactgacagagtCCTCACTGAACCCGTTTTAGGTCATGCCAGATTCCAGTAGTTTTGGAGAGGCACACTCAATAACATTTAGAAGGATTAGaacatttcaaatgaatattttatcAGCTGTGGACCTGGCATTAGGATTAATTATACAGCCTCTAGCCCAGCAGAGCAGAATGTGTGTAATTTCATCCTCATATAAATCAGTCTTAGTGAAACATTTGTATTAATGTCTGGTCAGTGCCGCAGGACATTCAAATCAGGATAAATAACCcagtatttttgaatattaaaaaactCACCAGTAAATTTGCTGCATGCTCTTGTGCCGTCTCACCAAACAGTTTCAGCTCATTTAGGAGATTTTTAGAAACCGTCTACCATTggaagaaacaaaataaataattaattgagaGTTGATTTCCCATAGCCTAGGTTTAACATTAGTCCTTCACTAAACAACATTGTCAGGATGGATTCTCCATGTAAAACATGCTATAGACAAGAATTAGGCTTCGTTTGGGTTTCAGAATGCATTCTTATATCATCTTCAACACAGTAACACAAAAGTAATCAGACCATAAAAGCACTTGGTAAGTTGGTGTGACAGCACTACAGATGACGGTCCAATATTGATTCAATCCCTATTATATGTCCCTGCAGTGACCATGGGTCCATTTATTAGCATCTCATGTTTCCAAGAATCAaagaattttaagaaaaattattgcTATTGTTTCCTTTTTTATCGACTTGTTTAGACACTATTATACAGGCTTTACACATTCACAgtctccaatatatatatatataggtatatatatatatatatatatatatatatatatatatatatatatatatatatatatatatatatatatatatataggtatatatatatatatatatatatatatatatatataggtatatatatatatatatatatatatataggtatatatatatatatatatatatatatatatataggtatatatatatatatatatatataggtatatatatatatatatatatatatataggtatatatatatataggtatatatatatatatatatatatatatatatgtgtgtgcatgtgtgtggcatataacatgtatttttatttaaaaagttatttatattatataaaccaaaaaaaaaaaatagttaccaTAACTTCTTTCCTTTGTTCTTCCTTCTGTTGAGCTGTCTGGCCCAACCTTTCCCCTGAAACTGAATTTGAGGTGGTTTAGACTACAACAACGTCTTCATGCATCAATCCAACAGAGTTCAAATAAATCATTACCTGGGTCGAGGCTTTCTGCAACAAGGAGGACATGACAGTCTCGCAGCTGTTTTTGAATGTCTTGATTTTCTCCTTGGAGGTCTGTGTACCGCTGCTCCAGGTCAGTCACAGTTCCCTTAAGAAACATCAGAAACATACATCTATTTGACTCTACTGACTACAACAACTGTTCTAAAATATCAGCGTGCACCATCAAACAATTACTGTATTTGAGTAAAACACTAGATCAACGATTAGTGTAATAACCTTCATCTCCTCAAGCTGTCTCAGCAGGTCTTCGTTTGTTGAAGTCAGGACTCTATTCTGCTCCCTTATGTCATTCTGTGGGCCATATCTTGTAGATGGCCTGAGGAAATCAAATTAGTATGCATTAATATTTTCAAACAGACTAGACTCCTACAGACAACACTCTTGCAGGACACGAGTCTGGTGACCCCTGGACTAAACAGCAGTATTATATGAACataactacattttaatttaatcatattaaataatttcacacATAAGTGGGTACTTACACTTTCAGAGATCTGTACTGATTCttcctaaaacaaacaaacaaacataaaacatattatataacttgcatatttaaaaaaatgccatttaCAGTGAAGAGAATATTTGCATAACTTTTAACAAATATACCCACTTATTTTCTGTGTCGTTCTTGACTTGTGCTGCTCTGGATGTCATACTGGGCTGTGCAGGAATCGCTGTGTCTTTTATTTGAACTCTCTTCATGTCTGAATGCAGCTGTCTGGGCAAACAATCACATTTACTATGATGATATTTAAGCAAAATACTGATGGCGCAGATGGGAGACGATTAGATAATAAAACATTGTCTGAATTTCATTACCACAAAGAACGTAAATAATGTCAATAAATGATGTTCCGTTGATCATAGAATTGTATATATGTACAATACAAAAGTACAAGATCGCATCATGTTCATCTCATACTTCGCTTATGTGTCTCGTCAAGTCAACTGCCCATTTTTCTATCCATAAATGCcatgcgattttttttttactaaaagacCTCACATTGTCAATCAACGgtaacagaaattattattattattataaaataaggtTTGATTGTAAAATAAACTTACCACACCAAGCTAACGCGGATCACTAGAGCAATGTTTTAAAAGTCCCGATTTACTTCAGCGCGAcgaattttcaaaataaataacgTCACTTCCGCCTCCTTTGCAAATCCAGACCAGTGTTTTACACTGAAATTTGTATTTAACGTTAGAACTTAATGTctttatacaaaacaaatatatattgttgtaagATTCATAAATCGATAATATATCCAACTAAAGCTCGATAAAACGGTCGtttgatatattttatgttaataattAATTCTCCGCTCCACTAGAAGGCGCGAGAGGGACACGTCATGTGTAAA from Carassius auratus strain Wakin chromosome 26, ASM336829v1, whole genome shotgun sequence carries:
- the LOC113044348 gene encoding small kinetochore-associated protein, producing MKRVQIKDTAIPAQPSMTSRAAQVKNDTENKKNQYRSLKVPSTRYGPQNDIREQNRVLTSTNEDLLRQLEEMKGTVTDLEQRYTDLQGENQDIQKQLRDCHVLLVAESLDPVSGERLGQTAQQKEEQRKEVMTVSKNLLNELKLFGETAQEHAANLLEVENIMRDLTEAHEKLQQERALFTLDVEEMERELGEAERLLME